The Pseudonocardia sp. HH130630-07 DNA window ATCGCGCACCCCGCTCCGCCTATCTGGGAGACACGCCCTAGGGGTGACGCCGCCACACCCCGTCCGCGCGACACATCCGTGCACGTCGGCGACCCGATGTGATTCACCTGTCACCCGTTCGGACGCCGCTGCCCGCGACATACGCGGCATACCGTGAACGCGTTCCCCGGTCGCGATCACCGTTCGACGGAATTGCCGAGGGGGTGTCGTCGTCCGATCGCGCCGGTCACCCGGACGGTCGGGCCGCGCGGTCTATCATCGGCGTCATGGTCCGACTCCCCCTGACCCCCGAGGATCGCGAACGGGGGCGGCTGCTCGGTGAGGCGTTGCGCGCCGCCCGGGGCGAGCGGACCATGACCGAGGTCGCCAGGGCCGCCGGCGTCCCGGTGGAGACCCTGCGGAAGATCGAGAGCGGCCGGGTCCCGACACCGGCGTTCTTCACCGTCAGCGCGATCGCCGCCGCGCTCGGTATCCCGCTCGACACGGTGCTCGCCCGGTGCGCCACCCCGGCCGAGGACGATGCGGCCCGCAGCGCCTGACGGGCCGCCGGAGCGTTCACGCCTCTCGCCGGCCCTGTTCGGCGGAGGGCTGGGTGCGGCGGTGTTCCCGGCCCGGCGGATCACCGCGGGCTGGCGGTTGTGGGAGCTGCCGACGGCACCGGCGGTGTTCGTCCTCTCCGTGGAGGCGCTGGCCGTCGCCGCCGTCGCCGCCGGCGTGCTCGGGGGGCCCGCTCCGCGCAGTCCCGACCTGTTCCTCGCCGCGCTGCTCACCACCGTCGCCGTGCTGCACGCGGAGGTGACGCGCGGGGCCGAGCGGATCCGGCGGCGGACCGAGGACCTCCGGTTCGTCGACATGACGTCGGTCTGGATCTTCCCGGCGGCGCTGCTGCTGCCGCCGGCGCTCGCCACCGCGACGGTCCTCGTCACCTACGCCCACCTCTACCTGCGCGTCAGCCGGCCGGCCGGGACGCCGCTGTACCGGCACCTGTTCGCTGCCGCCACGGTGCTGCTCGCCGTGCACGCCGTGGCCGCCGTCGGGCTGCGCCCGGGCACGAGCCACGAGGCGTTCGGGGTGACCTCGGCCGTACTCGTGGCGTTGCTGCTGTACGCGGCCGTGAGCACGCTGCTGGTGGCGACCGCGGTCCGGCTGTACCGGCCGCAGCTCGGCCTCCTGCGGATCCTGCGCTGCGGCGAGATCATGCTGGAGCCGGCGACGCTCTCGCTCGGCGCGCTGCTGGCCGTCACCGTCTTCCTCTTCTCCCCGCTGGCGGTCCTGTTCGCATTGCTCCCGGTGGGGGTGCTGGGGCAGGCGACGCTCGTCCGCCAGCTCGAGGCGCAGGCGGACAGCGACGCGAAGACCGGACTGCTCGACGCGGCCGCCTGGCGGCTGCGCAGCCAGCGCCTCCTGCAGCGGGACCGCCGCGGTGGCCGGGCCACCGGCGTGCTCGTGCTCGATCTCGACCACTTCAAGAAGGTCAACGACCGGTACGGCCACCTCGCCGGGGACGACGTGCTGCTCGCCGTGGCCGGGGTGCTGCGCGCCGAGCTGCGCGACCACGACGTGGCGGGGCGCTTCGGCGGTGAGGAGTTCGTGGTCACCCTGGGCGGGCTCGACCAGCGGGGCCCGGACCGGCAGGCCACCGAGGTCGCCGAGCGGATCCGGCGTGGCGTCGGCGACCTGCGGGTGACGACCGCCGCCGGTCCGGTGGCCGGGCTGTCGGTGTCGGTGGGTGTCGCGA harbors:
- a CDS encoding GGDEF domain-containing protein; this encodes MFPARRITAGWRLWELPTAPAVFVLSVEALAVAAVAAGVLGGPAPRSPDLFLAALLTTVAVLHAEVTRGAERIRRRTEDLRFVDMTSVWIFPAALLLPPALATATVLVTYAHLYLRVSRPAGTPLYRHLFAAATVLLAVHAVAAVGLRPGTSHEAFGVTSAVLVALLLYAAVSTLLVATAVRLYRPQLGLLRILRCGEIMLEPATLSLGALLAVTVFLFSPLAVLFALLPVGVLGQATLVRQLEAQADSDAKTGLLDAAAWRLRSQRLLQRDRRGGRATGVLVLDLDHFKKVNDRYGHLAGDDVLLAVAGVLRAELRDHDVAGRFGGEEFVVTLGGLDQRGPDRQATEVAERIRRGVGDLRVTTAAGPVAGLSVSVGVATSPRHGRDVRELLAVADTALYAAKRGGRNQVRSPQPDTAPS
- a CDS encoding helix-turn-helix domain-containing protein, yielding MVRLPLTPEDRERGRLLGEALRAARGERTMTEVARAAGVPVETLRKIESGRVPTPAFFTVSAIAAALGIPLDTVLARCATPAEDDAARSA